The following are encoded together in the Desulfomonilaceae bacterium genome:
- a CDS encoding SLC13 family permease, protein MSAEAATLTSGMRINWTRLIALFTGVGLFIVIYYSPQWPDAIDPAGKPFPLSVQGKGAIAVFMLAGVWWVFEVVPIGVTSLVIGITQALFMIRPAKEAFNDFMDPAVLFIFSCLVIGLVFTKTGLTKRLAYKMLGAIGEKTTTIYLGIYLLITALTLIMAHTAVAATIYPLLLAVVSLYGEGDKPTKFGKGLFMGMAYVCGAGSVITLLGSARAIVALGFFKEMTGVDTPFFTLTYYMAPVGLLMVFLLWVFFAVFFKPEKSNIPGLKERVKELSANLGAITRKEILSLIIIFAAIIFMSLQVTIPALRKIDKTAIILVATVLFFVLNILDIEDLELIPWNIVLLFSGAMSIGYCLWQTGAAEWMAVNWLAMFKNAHWLVFVVSVAFFVMILTNFIMNVAAIAIALPVALVISKYLGVDPTVVMYACLMTAGMPFILLVGAAPNAIAYDSKQFTSGEFFGYGCLASVILMAVCALACYVIWPVLGMPTTIPKVM, encoded by the coding sequence ATGAGCGCGGAAGCTGCTACTCTTACCAGTGGAATGAGGATTAACTGGACCCGCTTAATTGCGCTATTCACAGGCGTAGGTCTGTTTATAGTGATCTACTATTCACCCCAGTGGCCGGACGCGATTGATCCGGCCGGCAAGCCTTTCCCATTATCCGTTCAAGGTAAGGGGGCAATAGCGGTTTTTATGCTTGCCGGTGTGTGGTGGGTTTTTGAGGTGGTCCCGATTGGTGTCACCAGTCTGGTGATAGGCATAACCCAGGCCCTGTTCATGATCCGGCCCGCTAAAGAGGCGTTTAACGATTTTATGGACCCGGCCGTCCTGTTCATTTTCAGTTGCCTTGTCATCGGTCTGGTTTTCACAAAGACCGGTCTTACCAAACGTCTGGCTTACAAGATGCTTGGAGCCATCGGCGAGAAGACAACCACTATTTATCTTGGTATATATTTGCTTATCACAGCATTGACATTAATAATGGCCCACACAGCGGTAGCCGCGACCATTTATCCCCTGCTGCTCGCTGTTGTAAGCCTTTACGGAGAAGGAGACAAACCTACAAAGTTCGGTAAGGGCCTTTTTATGGGCATGGCTTATGTGTGCGGGGCTGGAAGTGTCATAACCTTGTTAGGCTCGGCAAGGGCCATTGTCGCTCTCGGATTTTTCAAGGAAATGACCGGAGTGGACACACCCTTTTTTACACTTACCTATTATATGGCGCCTGTTGGCCTGTTGATGGTGTTCCTGCTCTGGGTGTTTTTTGCAGTCTTCTTTAAACCTGAAAAATCAAACATTCCAGGATTGAAGGAGCGGGTAAAAGAATTGAGCGCCAACCTAGGGGCAATAACCAGGAAGGAAATCCTGAGTCTCATCATAATATTTGCGGCAATAATCTTCATGTCTCTCCAGGTAACCATTCCAGCGCTTAGAAAAATAGACAAGACAGCGATCATCCTGGTAGCTACCGTGCTATTTTTTGTCTTGAACATCCTCGACATCGAAGATCTGGAATTGATCCCCTGGAACATAGTCCTGTTATTCTCAGGCGCTATGAGCATTGGTTATTGTTTGTGGCAAACAGGAGCCGCTGAATGGATGGCCGTAAACTGGCTGGCGATGTTCAAGAACGCCCATTGGCTCGTATTTGTTGTGAGCGTGGCGTTTTTCGTCATGATACTAACCAACTTCATTATGAACGTGGCCGCAATCGCGATCGCTTTACCGGTGGCCCTTGTAATATCCAAGTATCTGGGTGTCGATCCCACAGTGGTTATGTACGCCTGTTTGATGACAGCGGGTATGCCATTCATATTGCTGGTGGGCGCAGCGCCTAACGCCATAGCTTATGATTCCAAACAGTTTACCAGTGGTGAATTCTTTGGATACGGCTGCCTCGCCAGCGTCATCCTTATGGCAGTCTGCGCCCTGGCCTGCTACGTGATCTGGCCGGTTCTGGGAATGCCGACGACCATCCCGAAAGTGATGTGA
- a CDS encoding ArsB/NhaD family transporter, giving the protein MRRKLIFCLLIICSLMAIAGVTSAEKTDPAKDVLVIQGKILDSSGSALSDANILPYLNGKPFLATGHGAEAEKDYATGKNGLFRIEVPTTEEKIKSGKWELKVTRPSFKPSQLLTLKVLDDGVAEDGVHRWVANTTVQMKRMQGSAFWIALVVFLGVYVLIAFEIVHRTLAAFLGATLILLITHTFGTFNDAYNILTYEQAIHCVDWNVIFLLMGMMIIVGVLKGSGVFQWLAYKSFQVARGNIFLLASVLCVVTATTSAFLDNVTTMLLLTPVTMEIALVLKVSPFVFLLPEILASNFGGTATLIGDPPNIMIGSYAGITFNDFVINLTPVVIAVMVAQIIYNKFVYGADYHRAKVEDVPKMLAFLKEKYKITDSKLLTLGGAVLLGVIALFVAHGFLHMEVSVAALFGAAVIVLLCKMDIVEMLEKEIEWPSLVFFIMLFIVVGGAEQTGILQVIADWIRDVCQGRLWLAVLVILWVSGISSAIIDNIPYTATMLPIVAFLNKEIPGAESGVLWWALALGACFGGNGTIIGASANVVTTGIAEKAGHKITFGQFLKEAAPITLISLIISSVFLLLRY; this is encoded by the coding sequence ATGAGGCGTAAGTTAATTTTTTGCCTTTTAATAATATGCTCGTTAATGGCGATCGCAGGCGTAACTTCAGCCGAGAAAACGGACCCAGCCAAAGACGTTTTGGTAATCCAGGGCAAGATACTTGATTCATCGGGAAGCGCTCTAAGTGACGCGAATATTTTGCCGTATCTTAATGGGAAACCATTTTTGGCCACTGGTCACGGAGCTGAAGCAGAAAAGGACTATGCAACCGGCAAGAATGGCCTGTTCCGGATCGAAGTCCCGACAACTGAGGAAAAAATCAAGTCAGGGAAATGGGAATTAAAAGTCACCCGGCCAAGCTTCAAACCATCCCAACTGCTCACATTGAAGGTTCTGGACGACGGGGTGGCGGAAGACGGGGTCCACAGGTGGGTCGCCAACACTACCGTTCAAATGAAGAGGATGCAGGGGTCCGCATTCTGGATAGCATTGGTTGTATTTCTCGGCGTGTATGTGCTCATAGCTTTCGAGATAGTGCACAGGACATTGGCGGCGTTTTTAGGAGCCACCCTAATCCTCTTGATCACTCACACTTTCGGCACGTTCAATGACGCATACAATATTCTCACGTACGAACAGGCGATTCACTGCGTCGACTGGAATGTGATTTTTCTTTTGATGGGCATGATGATAATCGTGGGGGTCCTCAAGGGATCAGGTGTTTTTCAGTGGCTGGCGTATAAATCCTTCCAGGTTGCTCGAGGAAACATATTCCTCCTGGCCTCAGTTCTGTGCGTTGTTACAGCAACGACGAGCGCTTTCCTGGACAATGTCACGACAATGCTGCTTCTTACTCCTGTCACAATGGAGATCGCCCTTGTCCTGAAGGTCTCACCTTTTGTCTTCCTGCTCCCGGAAATTCTGGCCTCTAACTTTGGCGGCACGGCCACGCTTATTGGTGACCCACCAAATATTATGATCGGGTCTTACGCGGGGATCACGTTCAATGATTTTGTGATCAATCTTACCCCGGTTGTCATTGCGGTCATGGTCGCCCAGATTATTTACAACAAATTTGTCTACGGAGCTGACTATCACAGGGCGAAGGTCGAAGATGTACCTAAGATGCTTGCATTCCTGAAAGAGAAATACAAGATCACAGACAGCAAGCTGTTAACGCTTGGCGGCGCAGTGCTTCTAGGTGTGATCGCCCTTTTTGTCGCTCACGGCTTTTTACACATGGAGGTCAGTGTCGCTGCGCTTTTTGGAGCGGCCGTCATAGTTCTCCTTTGCAAGATGGATATAGTCGAGATGCTTGAAAAGGAGATCGAATGGCCCTCCCTAGTCTTTTTCATTATGCTGTTTATAGTCGTGGGAGGCGCTGAGCAAACCGGGATATTGCAGGTCATAGCCGACTGGATAAGGGATGTCTGTCAGGGAAGGCTATGGTTGGCGGTGCTTGTCATCCTGTGGGTATCAGGGATCTCTTCCGCAATCATCGACAATATTCCTTATACCGCCACAATGCTCCCAATAGTAGCTTTTCTGAACAAGGAGATTCCAGGAGCGGAGTCGGGTGTACTCTGGTGGGCGCTAGCGCTTGGAGCGTGTTTTGGAGGTAATGGAACCATAATCGGAGCGTCAGCTAACGTTGTCACCACTGGGATAGCCGAAAAGGCTGGGCACAAGATAACCTTTGGGCAATTTCTGAAAGAGGCGGCGCCTATCACACTTATCAGTCTCATTATCTCTTCCGTTTTCCTGCTCCTGAGATACTGA
- a CDS encoding response regulator has translation MIAKVLLVDDESPFVEALAKRLKLRELEVAIALSGPEALEKLEQNSTTDVVVLDVKMPGMDGIETLKAIKARYPLIEVIMLTGHATVESAIDGMKVGALDYLMKPCDMDVLMAKVREAKNKKAAQEAKIAEARAMSIYHRRGD, from the coding sequence ATGATAGCAAAGGTCTTGTTGGTGGATGATGAATCGCCTTTTGTCGAAGCCCTGGCCAAACGGCTCAAATTAAGGGAGTTAGAGGTGGCTATAGCCTTGAGCGGACCCGAGGCGCTCGAGAAGTTGGAGCAGAACTCCACAACGGACGTGGTAGTGCTCGACGTAAAGATGCCGGGGATGGACGGTATTGAAACCCTCAAAGCTATAAAAGCAAGATATCCGCTTATCGAAGTGATCATGCTGACCGGGCACGCTACGGTCGAGTCCGCCATAGACGGCATGAAAGTGGGCGCTCTGGACTACCTGATGAAGCCCTGTGACATGGACGTCCTCATGGCCAAGGTTCGCGAGGCGAAAAACAAGAAGGCCGCTCAGGAGGCAAAGATTGCCGAAGCTAGGGCTATGAGTATATATCACCGCAGAGGCGACTGA
- a CDS encoding NifB/NifX family molybdenum-iron cluster-binding protein: MKIVLIPLKGDEIAPRFDLAPEVTIFNIQDDGSIGEQRLMVMAHASPESLCELILREKVDVVICCGIEEEFYQYLSWKKVRVIDSVVGSCERIIDCFRMGDLVSGAILM; this comes from the coding sequence ATGAAAATAGTTCTCATACCCCTTAAAGGGGACGAAATAGCGCCTCGGTTCGATCTTGCGCCTGAAGTTACGATATTCAATATACAGGATGACGGATCGATAGGTGAGCAGAGGCTGATGGTTATGGCGCACGCCTCTCCTGAATCCTTGTGTGAATTGATCCTGAGAGAAAAGGTAGATGTGGTTATTTGTTGTGGCATAGAGGAAGAATTTTACCAGTATTTGTCCTGGAAAAAAGTACGCGTAATAGATTCGGTCGTAGGAAGCTGTGAAAGAATAATAGATTGCTTCAGAATGGGGGATCTGGTTTCCGGGGCCATTTTGATGTGA
- a CDS encoding sigma 54-interacting transcriptional regulator, with protein MGKFRTAKVHGLLDQPIALSQFINEAPIGILVVDPGLKVVLMNRALEALTGFVNQEVSGIPCCFALRTNLCLDGCPARSLSPQGGSVCLEANIINRNREKIPIRVTTAPLIGDQGQILGYIKSVEDMRYLQKTDDHGGRFFFGKLIGNSPEMLRVFRLLPAIAQTDSSVLITGQTGTGKDFVAEAIHNASQRSRGPFVKVNCGALPESLLESELFGHQKGAFTGAIENKPGRFRLAHNGTLYLTEIGDLPLNLQVKLLSFLDDQVIYPLGGSRGIHVDVRIIAATHRDLEGMTRQGRFREDLLFRLNVIRLQLPPLSQRGDDINMLMDHFLHHFNSRFRKKISGFSVAARKSLLNYSFPGNVRELRNIVEFAVNLCEGDQIQSDHIPTYVKSPVVETVEVQPSISMEKQEFVIDPSSESRNLDWPDVERQMIMDALVKARGNRAKAAKLLGLGRSTLWRKMKTYSMVP; from the coding sequence ATGGGAAAATTTCGAACGGCCAAAGTTCATGGCCTGCTTGACCAACCGATCGCTTTATCCCAGTTTATCAATGAAGCGCCAATCGGTATTTTGGTCGTTGATCCAGGCCTGAAAGTTGTTCTAATGAATCGGGCGCTGGAAGCGCTTACGGGTTTTGTGAATCAGGAGGTTAGCGGCATACCCTGTTGCTTCGCTTTGAGGACCAACTTATGCCTCGATGGATGTCCGGCCAGAAGCCTCAGTCCCCAAGGCGGTTCGGTTTGCCTGGAAGCGAACATCATCAATCGAAACAGGGAAAAGATTCCGATCCGTGTCACAACAGCCCCTCTCATAGGAGATCAAGGTCAAATCCTCGGCTATATCAAGTCCGTTGAGGACATGCGTTATCTGCAAAAGACCGACGATCACGGAGGTAGGTTCTTTTTCGGGAAATTGATCGGAAACAGCCCCGAAATGTTAAGGGTTTTCAGGCTGCTCCCCGCTATCGCCCAAACGGATTCCTCAGTTTTAATCACAGGTCAAACAGGAACTGGTAAAGATTTTGTAGCTGAGGCCATTCATAACGCTTCCCAGAGATCTCGAGGCCCATTTGTAAAGGTCAATTGCGGAGCATTACCGGAAAGTCTGCTCGAATCCGAATTATTCGGCCATCAAAAAGGAGCGTTCACCGGCGCCATTGAAAACAAGCCTGGCCGATTCAGACTCGCCCACAATGGGACTCTTTATCTTACTGAAATTGGAGACCTCCCACTAAATCTACAAGTTAAGCTCCTGTCTTTCCTGGATGACCAGGTCATCTATCCACTAGGAGGCTCCAGAGGAATTCACGTTGACGTGAGAATAATTGCGGCTACCCATCGAGACCTTGAAGGCATGACCCGACAAGGGAGGTTTCGGGAAGATCTCCTGTTTCGACTCAATGTAATAAGACTCCAGTTGCCTCCTCTTTCGCAACGTGGAGACGACATAAACATGCTCATGGACCATTTCCTCCATCACTTCAATTCACGTTTCAGGAAAAAGATATCAGGATTTAGCGTGGCGGCTCGGAAAAGCCTCCTGAATTACAGCTTCCCCGGCAATGTTCGGGAATTGAGAAATATCGTGGAGTTTGCTGTAAATCTCTGTGAAGGGGACCAAATTCAGTCGGACCACATTCCCACTTATGTTAAATCGCCGGTGGTAGAGACCGTGGAAGTCCAACCATCAATATCCATGGAAAAACAGGAATTTGTTATTGACCCTTCTTCTGAGAGCCGGAATCTCGATTGGCCTGATGTTGAAAGACAAATGATAATGGACGCTTTAGTGAAGGCACGCGGAAACAGGGCCAAAGCCGCCAAATTGCTTGGGCTGGGACGTAGCACGTTGTGGAGAAAAATGAAGACCTATTCAATGGTCCCATAA
- a CDS encoding CBS domain-containing protein, whose amino-acid sequence MESIRVRDLMIPVEKYSTIADTATLYDAVLKLEESERDYEAGKCPHRALLVKGSSGEVIGKMGKIDVLRSLEPKYTELGELRKVSGFGLSAEFLKSVMDKFELWETPLDDLCRKAGALNVGAIVASPLEGETVDVDATLNRAVHQIILGHHQSLLVTSGSKVVGILRLVDVFDEITKRIKFCKNQ is encoded by the coding sequence ATGGAAAGTATTCGAGTCAGGGATTTGATGATTCCAGTGGAGAAATATTCAACCATTGCCGACACAGCGACACTCTATGACGCTGTCCTCAAACTCGAGGAGTCTGAGCGAGACTATGAAGCCGGGAAATGCCCTCACAGAGCTTTGCTCGTTAAAGGCAGTTCCGGTGAAGTAATCGGCAAGATGGGCAAGATCGATGTTCTAAGAAGCCTTGAACCAAAATACACCGAACTGGGAGAACTGAGAAAAGTGTCAGGTTTTGGTTTGAGCGCAGAGTTTCTCAAATCGGTAATGGACAAGTTTGAACTTTGGGAAACTCCTCTTGATGATCTTTGTCGAAAAGCCGGCGCTCTCAACGTGGGCGCCATCGTGGCCTCCCCTCTCGAAGGAGAAACGGTGGACGTTGACGCGACTTTGAACAGAGCGGTTCATCAGATCATTCTTGGGCATCACCAGTCGTTGCTGGTGACATCCGGCTCCAAGGTAGTTGGCATTTTACGTTTGGTGGACGTCTTCGACGAAATAACAAAGCGGATAAAGTTCTGCAAAAATCAATAA
- a CDS encoding sensor histidine kinase, with amino-acid sequence MRPLRDIFAHLLDIPDEQSSPRRYQIVRRNMAILMLMITLVPLALMSAINYVEYRAALRNEIMTPLKTLVNKAKHSIELFLANRLSTVNFIASAYTYEELADEKNLNRIFKVLKKEFEGFVDLGLIDSKGTQISYVGPYELQGKNYAGQSWFEHVKVNGVYISDVFKGYRKFPHLVIAVQHIADSGKVWIVRATINTGKLDDLISSMGLDAESDAFLINRQGIFQTKSKFYGDVLDHCPDVPPKSFEPTVIEKRDPLGRDVFMSYAYFNQMDFIFMLVKPRSDVMKVWYSLRGDLLIILIVGIIAIVAFVLKLTDLMIRRMKESDDKRQLALREMEHSHKLSSIGRLAAGVAHEVNNPLAVINEKAGLMKDVIEFTQDFPDKEKFLNLVRAIIQSVERCRAITHRLLGFARRMDVEVQLLDVNDVIKETLGFLEKEALYRNIKLNLELAQGLPKIASDRGQLQQIFLNILNNALAATDKGGTISLVSFERDSETVGVTIQDTGHGMSDETLKHVFEPFFTTKKAGQGTGLGLSITYGIVKRLGGDIEVQSKVGTGTRFTVYLPKKTDAQPGT; translated from the coding sequence ATGAGACCATTGAGAGACATATTTGCGCATTTGTTGGATATCCCTGATGAACAGTCATCACCTCGGAGATATCAAATTGTTAGACGCAACATGGCCATTCTGATGCTTATGATCACCCTTGTGCCACTGGCCTTGATGAGCGCAATAAACTACGTTGAATACAGGGCGGCTCTCCGAAACGAAATAATGACGCCACTGAAAACCCTGGTCAATAAAGCCAAGCATTCGATCGAACTGTTTTTGGCAAACAGACTATCCACCGTAAATTTTATAGCTTCCGCATATACCTATGAAGAACTAGCGGATGAAAAGAATCTCAACAGAATTTTCAAAGTCTTAAAGAAAGAATTCGAAGGGTTTGTCGATCTTGGATTGATTGATTCCAAGGGAACCCAGATCAGCTATGTGGGTCCATATGAGCTTCAAGGCAAGAACTACGCAGGCCAAAGCTGGTTCGAACACGTCAAAGTTAACGGAGTATATATAAGTGACGTGTTCAAAGGGTACAGAAAGTTTCCACATCTCGTTATAGCCGTTCAGCATATCGCTGATAGTGGAAAGGTATGGATTGTCAGGGCTACAATAAACACCGGCAAACTTGACGACCTTATTTCCTCAATGGGATTGGACGCGGAAAGCGACGCCTTCCTCATTAACCGACAGGGGATTTTCCAGACCAAGTCAAAGTTTTATGGAGATGTTCTGGATCACTGCCCGGATGTGCCTCCAAAGAGTTTCGAGCCGACGGTGATTGAAAAAAGGGATCCATTGGGGAGAGATGTGTTTATGTCGTACGCATATTTTAACCAGATGGATTTTATCTTCATGTTGGTAAAACCGCGCTCTGATGTGATGAAAGTGTGGTACTCATTACGCGGTGATCTACTGATAATATTGATTGTTGGTATAATTGCGATAGTCGCGTTCGTGCTGAAACTGACCGACCTCATGATCAGGAGAATGAAAGAAAGTGATGACAAGAGACAGCTTGCTCTTAGAGAAATGGAGCATTCCCACAAGTTGTCCTCTATTGGCAGGCTGGCAGCCGGGGTCGCTCATGAAGTCAACAATCCGCTCGCGGTAATCAATGAAAAAGCCGGTTTGATGAAGGATGTGATAGAATTTACCCAGGACTTTCCCGATAAGGAAAAATTTCTGAATCTGGTGAGGGCAATCATTCAATCTGTTGAAAGATGCCGGGCAATTACGCATCGTCTTCTTGGATTTGCGAGAAGGATGGATGTAGAAGTTCAACTTCTGGATGTGAATGACGTGATCAAGGAAACCCTGGGTTTTCTGGAAAAGGAAGCTCTCTACCGAAATATCAAATTAAATCTTGAGCTTGCTCAAGGATTGCCTAAAATCGCCTCGGATCGGGGGCAGTTACAACAGATTTTTCTAAATATATTGAATAATGCCCTGGCGGCTACGGATAAAGGGGGAACCATTTCACTGGTCAGTTTTGAACGGGATTCCGAGACGGTAGGAGTCACGATTCAGGACACCGGACATGGAATGAGCGATGAGACTCTTAAGCATGTATTCGAGCCGTTTTTTACCACAAAAAAGGCTGGTCAGGGCACTGGTTTGGGCCTATCCATAACCTATGGAATTGTTAAAAGATTAGGTGGAGACATTGAAGTGCAAAGCAAAGTAGGAACAGGGACTCGCTTCACCGTGTATCTTCCCAAGAAAACAGATGCACAACCGGGGACATAA
- a CDS encoding glycosyltransferase, with the protein MKVVYVGVIIINYALNESDRKLNSPRIAYLALWFPKPSETFIFREVLNLWKMGLSLKVFTLYGELRTQLSPEMKSVPTDQVEHLGIPALKKLPVDLAYWFHKNNKLTKRLIRTIPFRRWKSIEFGGENIFGFLCGFILARQFQEQGFDHIHAAWAMGPATAAWVASELTGIPYSFTARAGDIYPPDGALKEKIEAAKFVISDNMTNVPYLEQIAPSSKGKIFGIYNGVPLEKAAEAPVLMTPPYKILALGRFDRIKAFHILLHACKILKDSGLSFRLTLAGDGPRRLQLKHLARKLGLTDYISFPGFVPYNFVSDLFCSADVFVMSSAVHSSGDRDGLPTVIMEALAHRLPVVATDVCGIPEVIHNGETGLLVGQNDPQSLADAILAMVHDRDNALSMAAKGRELVLREFDQEKNHTKIFDLFIDQIHGNQSQTTL; encoded by the coding sequence TTGAAAGTAGTTTACGTAGGAGTTATAATTATAAATTACGCTTTGAATGAGAGTGACCGAAAGTTGAACTCACCGCGAATAGCCTATCTTGCTCTCTGGTTCCCAAAACCATCAGAAACCTTCATTTTCCGAGAGGTTCTGAATCTATGGAAAATGGGTCTATCACTAAAGGTCTTTACGCTTTATGGAGAACTTAGGACCCAACTTTCTCCAGAAATGAAATCAGTCCCGACAGACCAGGTCGAGCATTTAGGGATACCCGCGTTGAAAAAACTTCCAGTGGATCTCGCCTATTGGTTCCACAAAAACAACAAGTTAACAAAGCGCTTGATAAGAACCATCCCATTTAGGCGCTGGAAATCAATCGAATTTGGGGGAGAAAATATCTTCGGTTTTTTGTGCGGTTTTATTCTCGCAAGGCAATTTCAGGAACAAGGTTTTGATCACATCCACGCTGCATGGGCTATGGGGCCTGCGACAGCAGCCTGGGTGGCTTCCGAATTGACTGGAATTCCCTACAGTTTTACTGCCAGGGCCGGAGACATATATCCGCCTGATGGGGCTCTAAAAGAAAAGATTGAAGCGGCCAAGTTTGTTATCTCAGACAATATGACAAACGTGCCGTACCTGGAACAAATCGCCCCTTCGTCGAAAGGTAAGATCTTCGGTATCTACAACGGCGTCCCTCTGGAGAAAGCCGCTGAGGCGCCCGTCCTGATGACGCCCCCGTACAAGATTCTCGCTTTGGGCCGATTCGACAGAATCAAGGCGTTTCATATACTACTGCACGCCTGTAAGATACTAAAGGACTCAGGCCTTAGCTTCAGGTTGACTCTTGCCGGGGACGGGCCGCGAAGGCTACAACTCAAACATCTTGCTCGCAAGTTGGGATTGACGGATTATATAAGTTTTCCGGGGTTTGTCCCTTACAATTTTGTCTCTGATTTGTTTTGCTCAGCCGACGTGTTTGTGATGTCGAGCGCTGTCCATAGCAGTGGTGACAGGGACGGTCTGCCTACAGTCATAATGGAAGCTCTGGCTCATAGACTTCCCGTTGTCGCGACCGATGTTTGCGGCATTCCGGAAGTGATACATAACGGGGAAACCGGTTTACTGGTGGGTCAAAATGACCCGCAATCTCTGGCTGACGCAATTCTGGCAATGGTACATGATCGCGACAATGCGCTCAGCATGGCTGCCAAGGGCAGAGAACTTGTCCTGCGGGAATTCGATCAGGAAAAGAACCACACGAAAATATTTGATCTGTTTATTGACCAAATTCATGGAAACCAATCTCAAACCACCTTATAG
- a CDS encoding response regulator, producing MASRILLVDQEEKFLQALAKRLENAGFPVQILTDAAEALVSIENPEVQALILGDPDDGSNFLGLLGEIKRLRPELAVIILTAHVSSDYAIKAMKMGIYDCLPKPTNIGDLIDRLREVGTGKPL from the coding sequence ATGGCTTCACGCATTCTTCTGGTGGACCAGGAGGAGAAATTCTTGCAGGCCCTGGCCAAGCGATTGGAAAACGCAGGTTTTCCGGTCCAAATCCTAACGGACGCAGCGGAAGCCCTTGTTTCAATTGAGAACCCGGAAGTACAGGCGCTGATCCTTGGAGATCCGGATGATGGAAGCAATTTCCTGGGCCTGCTCGGAGAGATCAAGAGATTACGCCCTGAACTGGCCGTTATCATACTGACGGCTCATGTTTCTTCAGATTACGCAATTAAGGCCATGAAAATGGGGATTTACGATTGTCTCCCAAAACCGACGAACATTGGCGACCTTATTGATCGGTTGCGGGAGGTTGGAACTGGAAAGCCCTTGTGA
- a CDS encoding glycosyltransferase — protein sequence METNLKPPYRTVITVQDLEFGGTQRYALHLLNHLNRDLFDLELWVLRGGEEMLPMAEASGVPVKYLCRNSWVTPRALWNFFWRLRRHKPDVLYTMTAVPNIWGRIFAAVATDSVVISSWRGRKEQQFESILWRLTDKLICNANALREFVIKRHGVDPKRVAVAPNGVDTDFFTPDLSCRESRPTVVFVGRLVKEKDPFTLIEAFSRLRTLVENVHVIMIGQGYLDSKVQEKICAGGLSDLIEFVPGVRDVRPFLRRSWIFALSSVSEGFPQVILEAMSSGLPVVATSVGGIPEIIEHGVNGLLVAPGSPEALATSMASLLLDDKTRDLMSQRARETSAECFSLEHVVKITEEIILDTVRKKQCSG from the coding sequence ATGGAAACCAATCTCAAACCACCTTATAGAACGGTCATTACCGTACAGGACCTGGAATTCGGGGGCACTCAAAGGTACGCCCTACACCTGCTCAACCATTTGAACCGGGATCTTTTCGATTTGGAACTCTGGGTGCTAAGGGGCGGAGAAGAAATGCTACCTATGGCAGAGGCTTCGGGTGTGCCGGTAAAATATCTTTGCAGGAATTCATGGGTAACTCCGCGAGCGCTATGGAATTTTTTCTGGAGACTGAGGCGTCACAAACCCGATGTGCTCTACACGATGACTGCGGTCCCAAATATATGGGGACGTATTTTCGCTGCCGTGGCTACGGATTCTGTTGTAATCTCGAGTTGGAGAGGGAGGAAAGAACAACAGTTTGAATCCATTTTGTGGCGATTAACCGACAAACTGATATGCAACGCCAACGCCCTGCGAGAGTTTGTTATCAAGAGACACGGAGTTGATCCAAAGCGAGTGGCGGTAGCTCCAAACGGAGTTGACACCGATTTTTTTACGCCGGATTTGTCCTGTCGGGAGTCTCGACCTACGGTTGTTTTTGTTGGAAGGTTGGTCAAGGAAAAAGACCCCTTCACATTGATCGAAGCTTTCAGTCGTCTCCGAACACTCGTCGAAAACGTTCACGTGATAATGATTGGACAGGGATATCTGGATTCGAAGGTTCAGGAAAAAATTTGCGCCGGTGGGCTGTCAGATCTCATAGAGTTCGTTCCAGGCGTAAGAGATGTGCGGCCTTTCCTCAGGCGTTCATGGATATTTGCGCTGTCATCGGTTTCAGAAGGTTTCCCGCAGGTTATACTCGAAGCCATGTCAAGTGGTTTGCCGGTTGTAGCCACGTCTGTAGGAGGGATTCCGGAAATTATAGAACATGGGGTAAACGGCCTGCTGGTCGCTCCTGGATCGCCAGAGGCATTGGCGACATCCATGGCAAGCCTTTTACTGGACGATAAAACTCGGGATTTAATGAGCCAAAGGGCGCGCGAAACCTCGGCCGAATGTTTTTCGCTCGAACATGTAGTTAAGATCACTGAGGAAATTATCCTTGACACGGTGAGAAAAAAACAATGCTCCGGATGA